A genomic segment from Amycolatopsis camponoti encodes:
- a CDS encoding helix-turn-helix transcriptional regulator translates to MRETSGRLLRLLALLQMHRDWSGTELASRLDVTTRTVRRDVDRLRELGYPVHAVLGPVGGYRLGAGAELPPLLLDDDEAVAVTIALHTSGSGEASLRASSKLSRVLPSRLRNRVAALEASMLALPSRGPVVDPAVLTAVSAAIRAAETLRFDYVDHAGSVSRRAVEPHRLVSWGRRWYLVGWDTARDDWRTFRADRVSLRTPNGPRFTHRDPPDGDLTAYLTRTMGREMWPLRCSLRVHAPASEVAGRVEGEVTAIDARTCRLELASDSYDIVAFVVGMLDVAFEVESPPELAERLGVLSARYAAAT, encoded by the coding sequence ATGCGCGAAACCTCCGGCCGGCTGCTGCGGTTGCTGGCCCTGCTGCAGATGCACCGCGACTGGTCGGGCACGGAGCTGGCTTCACGGTTGGACGTCACGACCCGGACCGTGCGGCGGGACGTCGACCGCCTGCGCGAGCTGGGCTACCCGGTGCACGCGGTGCTGGGCCCGGTGGGTGGCTACCGCCTGGGCGCGGGCGCCGAGCTGCCGCCGCTGCTCCTGGACGACGACGAAGCCGTGGCGGTGACGATCGCCCTGCACACGTCCGGTTCGGGTGAGGCGTCGCTGCGGGCGTCGAGCAAGCTGTCGCGCGTGCTGCCGTCGCGGCTGCGGAACCGCGTCGCGGCGTTGGAGGCGAGCATGCTGGCCCTGCCGTCGCGCGGGCCGGTGGTGGACCCGGCGGTCTTGACGGCGGTGTCGGCGGCGATTCGCGCGGCGGAGACGCTGCGCTTCGACTACGTGGACCATGCCGGCAGCGTGTCCCGCCGCGCGGTGGAGCCCCATCGGCTGGTGTCGTGGGGCCGGCGCTGGTACCTGGTCGGCTGGGACACCGCCCGCGACGACTGGCGCACGTTCCGCGCGGACCGAGTGTCGTTGCGCACCCCGAACGGCCCGAGGTTCACCCACCGCGACCCGCCCGACGGCGACCTGACGGCTTACCTGACCCGGACGATGGGCCGCGAGATGTGGCCGTTGCGCTGCTCTCTCCGCGTCCACGCCCCGGCTTCGGAGGTGGCGGGGCGCGTCGAGGGAGAGGTGACGGCGATCGATGCGCGGACGTGCCGGCTGGAGCTGGCGTCCGATTCGTACGACATCGTGGCGTTCGTGGTGGGGATGCTGGATGTGGCGTTCGAGGTGGAGTCGCCACCGGAACTGGCCGAACGGCTTGGGGTGCTCTCCGCGAGGTATGCCGCCGCGACTTAG
- the helR gene encoding RNA polymerase recycling motor ATPase HelR: protein MSQGYEEELRSERDHVAELYARLDSERARVKGEYEAALGGKGVGAMERDVGVRSLGRQVKRLDVVDNGLCFGRLDAVSGERSYIGRIGLFDEEDEYRPVLLDWRAPAARPFYTATGAHPEDMRRRRQFHTRGRRVLGFTDEDLGRPGGDAQGDAALLAAVNAPRGEGMRDIVATIQAEQDEIIRLDHPGVLVIEGGPGTGKTVVALHRVAYLLYTQRERMERHGALVVGPNPAFLDHIGRVLPSLGETDVVFTTTGDLVPGLHVTAEDTPEAARLKGSLKILDVLKAAVADRQRLPAEPVPIALKDVTVRIDAETAEWARQEARDSGLPHNEARAVFTEIVTYVLTERALGRIGKGWLNRDDRDEWESMRKGLIEDLAGDERFTTTLDELWPILTPEALLSSFYSSAPADSGLFRARGDAWTVSDVPLLDELVDLLGRDKTAEKAAEKAAARARKAEAEYAEGVFQSMKLDREEMDEDVMLSAENLLYAEDLADRFVEADTRTLVERASADRDWTYRHVVVDEAQELSEMDWRVLMRRCPGRSFTVVGDLAQRRSAAGAREWGAMLAPYVADRWAYRSLTVNYRTPAEIMTVAASVLAGFAPDVKPPDSVRACGVLPWSRQVGEDERAAAIEEFVRDEAGKEGTSIVIGPPGVSGAVPAAETKGLEFDAVLVVEPAAILADSAADLYVALTRATQRLGVLHEGPLPAELTGLAEVVRS from the coding sequence TTGTCTCAGGGGTACGAAGAAGAACTGCGGTCCGAACGCGACCACGTCGCCGAGCTGTACGCGCGGCTCGACTCCGAGCGCGCGCGGGTGAAGGGCGAGTACGAGGCGGCGCTCGGCGGCAAGGGGGTGGGCGCCATGGAACGGGACGTCGGCGTGCGCTCGCTGGGCCGGCAGGTGAAGCGGCTCGACGTCGTCGACAACGGGCTCTGCTTCGGACGGCTGGACGCCGTCTCGGGCGAGCGGTCCTACATCGGCCGGATCGGGCTGTTCGACGAGGAGGACGAATACCGGCCGGTGCTGCTCGACTGGCGTGCGCCGGCGGCCCGCCCGTTCTACACCGCCACCGGCGCGCACCCGGAGGACATGCGCCGGCGGCGGCAGTTCCACACGCGCGGGCGGCGGGTGCTCGGGTTCACCGACGAGGACCTCGGGCGGCCGGGCGGTGACGCGCAGGGGGACGCGGCGCTGCTCGCGGCCGTCAACGCGCCGCGCGGCGAGGGGATGCGCGACATCGTCGCGACCATCCAGGCCGAGCAGGACGAGATCATCCGGCTCGACCACCCCGGCGTGCTGGTCATCGAAGGCGGGCCGGGCACCGGGAAGACGGTCGTGGCGCTGCACCGCGTCGCATACCTGCTGTACACGCAGCGGGAGCGGATGGAACGCCACGGCGCGCTGGTCGTCGGGCCGAACCCGGCGTTCCTGGACCACATCGGGCGCGTCCTGCCCTCGCTGGGCGAGACCGACGTCGTGTTCACGACCACCGGCGACCTCGTGCCCGGCCTGCACGTCACCGCCGAGGACACCCCGGAAGCCGCGCGGCTCAAGGGGTCGCTGAAGATCCTCGACGTGCTGAAGGCGGCCGTCGCGGACCGCCAGCGGCTGCCGGCCGAGCCGGTGCCGATCGCGCTGAAGGACGTCACCGTGCGGATCGACGCCGAGACCGCGGAGTGGGCGAGGCAGGAGGCGCGCGACAGCGGGCTGCCGCACAACGAGGCGCGCGCGGTGTTCACCGAGATCGTCACGTACGTGCTCACCGAGCGGGCGCTCGGCCGGATCGGCAAGGGCTGGCTGAACCGGGACGACCGCGACGAGTGGGAAAGCATGCGGAAGGGGCTGATCGAGGACCTCGCGGGCGACGAGCGGTTCACCACCACGCTCGACGAACTCTGGCCGATCCTGACGCCGGAAGCCCTGCTTTCGTCGTTCTACTCGTCCGCGCCGGCGGATTCGGGGTTGTTCCGGGCCCGGGGTGACGCGTGGACGGTGTCGGACGTGCCCCTGCTGGACGAGCTGGTCGACCTGCTGGGCCGCGACAAGACGGCCGAGAAGGCGGCGGAGAAAGCGGCCGCGCGGGCGCGGAAGGCCGAAGCCGAGTACGCCGAGGGCGTCTTCCAGTCGATGAAGCTGGACCGGGAGGAGATGGACGAGGACGTCATGCTGTCCGCCGAGAACCTCCTCTACGCCGAGGACCTGGCGGACAGGTTCGTCGAGGCCGACACGCGCACGCTGGTCGAGCGCGCCTCGGCGGACCGGGACTGGACCTACCGGCACGTCGTCGTCGACGAGGCCCAGGAACTGTCCGAAATGGACTGGCGGGTGCTGATGCGGCGGTGCCCCGGGCGGTCGTTCACGGTGGTGGGCGACCTCGCCCAGCGCCGCTCGGCGGCCGGGGCCCGGGAGTGGGGCGCGATGCTGGCGCCGTACGTCGCCGACCGCTGGGCCTACCGGTCGCTGACGGTCAACTACCGCACCCCGGCGGAGATCATGACGGTCGCGGCGTCGGTACTGGCCGGCTTCGCGCCGGACGTCAAGCCGCCCGACTCGGTGCGCGCGTGCGGCGTCCTGCCTTGGTCGAGGCAGGTCGGCGAGGACGAAAGGGCGGCGGCGATCGAGGAGTTCGTCCGGGACGAGGCCGGGAAGGAAGGCACCAGCATCGTGATCGGGCCGCCCGGGGTGTCGGGCGCGGTGCCGGCGGCGGAGACGAAGGGACTCGAGTTCGACGCCGTCCTCGTGGTGGAGCCGGCGGCGATCCTCGCCGACAGCGCGGCGGACCTCTACGTGGCGCTCACCCGCGCCACGCAGCGGCTCGGCGTCCTGCACGAGGGCCCGTTGCCGGCCGAGCTGACCGGGCTCGCGGAGGTCGTCCGCAGCTAG
- a CDS encoding GNAT family N-acetyltransferase yields MTAVIEVRELGDRPADRECVAALVAACSPDSLRRRFMMGGPAEPGEVFRRYGRFLLAGAPALLATRGGLPVGLLNFVAVSPGEAEIGILVADPWQRQGIGSALARWLWASGRFPGWTVRGTVWAGNAGAEALLLRQGFRPVPAYERGERDFALVVPDWATMTDVMKEAGDDEDAARADGAQCRAAGADPRSRGHRHAGRGRARRSAAGVPAALLPGR; encoded by the coding sequence ATGACAGCTGTCATAGAAGTCCGGGAGCTGGGGGACCGCCCGGCGGACCGGGAGTGCGTGGCCGCGCTCGTCGCGGCGTGCTCGCCGGACAGCCTCCGGCGGCGCTTCATGATGGGCGGGCCGGCCGAGCCGGGCGAGGTCTTCCGGCGGTACGGCCGGTTCCTGCTCGCCGGGGCGCCCGCCCTGCTCGCCACTCGCGGCGGCCTTCCGGTGGGACTGCTCAACTTCGTCGCGGTGTCCCCGGGGGAGGCCGAGATCGGGATCCTCGTCGCCGATCCCTGGCAGCGGCAGGGGATCGGGAGCGCGCTGGCGCGGTGGCTCTGGGCTTCGGGGCGGTTCCCGGGCTGGACGGTGCGCGGCACCGTGTGGGCGGGCAACGCGGGTGCCGAAGCGCTGTTGCTGCGCCAGGGTTTCCGGCCGGTGCCGGCCTACGAACGCGGCGAGCGGGACTTCGCGCTGGTCGTGCCGGACTGGGCTACCATGACAGACGTCATGAAGGAGGCAGGCGATGACGAGGACGCCGCGCGAGCGGATGGTGCTCAGTGCCGCGCAGCTGGTGCGGATCCACGGAGTCGGGGCCACCGGCATGCGGGACGTGGTCGCGCACGCCGAAGCGCCGCGGGGGTCCCTGCAGCACTACTTCCCGGGCGGTAA
- a CDS encoding epoxide hydrolase family protein: MDPFRIDVPQADLDELHHRLARTRWPGELPGAGWDYGVSEPHLRELVEYWQTGFDWRAQEARLNAVPQFTTTIDGQRVHFLHVRSPEPDATPLILTHGWPSTVADFLGVLGPLTDPRAHGGDPADAFHVVAPSVPGFAFSGPTNDRGWNTRRTARAWAELMRRLGYERYGAQGGDFGSIVSPELGRTAPESVLGVHVNAVANAGVPTAPGDLERLSEEDAKRARENEAWWYGHSGYATQMATRPQTLAYALNDSPAGQLAWNLEWFVDWDPTATNQTPVDRDAILTNVTTFWLTGTAGSAARLYLEAGQDGWGERPEPSGVPTAVANFRGDHAIRGLAALSNTITRWTEYDTGGHFASLQAPEALITDIREFFRDL; this comes from the coding sequence ATGGATCCCTTCCGCATCGACGTGCCGCAGGCCGACCTCGACGAACTGCACCACCGGCTCGCCCGCACCCGCTGGCCGGGCGAGCTGCCCGGCGCCGGCTGGGACTACGGCGTCAGCGAGCCTCACCTGCGCGAACTCGTCGAGTACTGGCAAACCGGCTTCGACTGGCGCGCCCAGGAGGCGCGGCTCAACGCGGTCCCGCAGTTCACGACCACGATCGACGGCCAGCGCGTGCACTTCCTGCACGTCCGCTCCCCCGAACCGGACGCGACGCCGCTGATCCTGACCCACGGCTGGCCGAGCACGGTCGCCGACTTCCTCGGCGTCCTCGGCCCGCTCACCGACCCGCGCGCCCACGGTGGCGACCCGGCGGACGCGTTCCACGTCGTCGCGCCGTCGGTGCCCGGCTTCGCCTTCTCCGGGCCGACGAACGACCGCGGCTGGAACACCCGCCGGACGGCCCGGGCGTGGGCCGAGCTGATGCGGCGGCTCGGCTACGAGCGCTACGGCGCCCAGGGCGGCGACTTCGGCAGCATCGTCTCGCCCGAGCTGGGCCGGACGGCGCCCGAGTCGGTGCTCGGCGTGCACGTCAACGCCGTCGCCAACGCCGGTGTCCCGACCGCGCCCGGCGACCTCGAGCGACTGTCCGAAGAGGACGCGAAGCGGGCGCGGGAGAACGAAGCGTGGTGGTACGGCCATTCCGGCTACGCCACCCAGATGGCCACCCGGCCGCAGACGCTCGCCTACGCGCTCAACGACTCCCCCGCCGGGCAGCTCGCGTGGAACCTGGAGTGGTTCGTGGACTGGGACCCGACCGCGACGAACCAGACGCCGGTGGACCGCGACGCGATCCTGACGAACGTGACGACCTTCTGGCTCACCGGTACCGCGGGCTCGGCCGCGCGCCTCTACCTGGAGGCGGGCCAGGACGGCTGGGGCGAACGGCCGGAACCGTCGGGCGTGCCGACGGCGGTGGCGAACTTCCGCGGCGACCACGCGATCCGCGGCCTGGCCGCGCTGTCGAACACCATCACGCGCTGGACGGAGTACGACACCGGCGGCCACTTCGCCTCGCTGCAGGCACCCGAAGCCCTCATCACCGACATCCGGGAGTTCTTCCGCGACCTCTAG
- a CDS encoding LmrA/YxaF family transcription factor produces the protein MRDVVAHAEAPRGSLQHYFPGGKDQLIAEAVTWAGGYAARRVARVAAKIEDPTPGKLFAAMAGQWRDEFTAQGYDAGCPLVATVADVAATSDDLREAVGKAFDGWQRPVAATLEEYGVPVARSASLAVLMLSALEGAIVLARAHQDVAPLDTVVAELRPLLDGAVSTVD, from the coding sequence ATGCGGGACGTGGTCGCGCACGCCGAAGCGCCGCGGGGGTCCCTGCAGCACTACTTCCCGGGCGGTAAGGACCAGCTGATCGCCGAAGCGGTCACGTGGGCCGGCGGCTACGCGGCCCGGCGCGTCGCGCGCGTCGCGGCGAAGATCGAGGATCCGACGCCGGGCAAGCTCTTCGCGGCGATGGCCGGGCAGTGGCGCGACGAGTTCACGGCGCAGGGCTACGACGCGGGCTGCCCACTGGTCGCGACGGTCGCCGACGTGGCGGCCACCAGCGACGATCTGCGGGAAGCGGTCGGCAAGGCGTTCGACGGCTGGCAGCGTCCGGTCGCGGCCACCCTCGAGGAGTACGGCGTGCCCGTGGCCCGCAGCGCGTCGCTGGCCGTGCTCATGCTGAGCGCCTTGGAGGGCGCGATCGTCCTGGCCCGGGCGCACCAGGACGTCGCACCCCTGGACACGGTGGTCGCGGAGCTGCGGCCGTTGCTCGACGGTGCCGTGTCCACTGTGGACTAG
- the rox gene encoding rifampin monooxygenase, with the protein MTDVIIAGGGPTGAMLAAELRLHGVDVLVLERDAEPTKVVRALGLHARSIEVMDQRGLLERFLELGTKYPVGGFFAGIAKPSPEKLDTAHGYTLGIHQPVIDRLLTEHAIEAGAEIRRGAEVTGLEQDDDGVTVELADGTTERARYLVGCDGGRSTVRKLLGVGFPGEPSRIETLLGEVEVGVSREEIDTANIEVRKTQKRFGFMPVEGGTYRVGVPAEGVAEDRRTAPTLDELKEQLRKTAGTDFGVHSPRWLSRFGDATRQAEHYRVGRVFLAGDAAHVHPPTGGQGLNLGVQDAFNLGWKLAAAVDGWAPDGLLDSYEAERHPVAEDVLNNTRAQMELMQLEPGPQAARRIIAELMEFDEVNRYLTEKIIAIGIRYDFGEGHPLLGRRLRDVELKQGHLYGLLHAGRGLLLDQTGSLSPEGWEDRVDHVVDVSEELDVPAVLLRPDGHVVWAGEDGADLSGALRKWFGAPTA; encoded by the coding sequence TTGACTGACGTGATCATCGCCGGCGGCGGGCCGACCGGCGCGATGCTGGCGGCCGAACTCCGGCTGCACGGCGTCGACGTGCTCGTGCTGGAACGGGACGCGGAGCCGACGAAGGTCGTCCGCGCGCTCGGCCTGCACGCGCGCAGCATCGAGGTGATGGACCAGCGGGGGCTGCTGGAGCGGTTCCTCGAACTGGGCACGAAGTACCCGGTCGGGGGTTTCTTCGCCGGAATCGCGAAACCGTCGCCGGAGAAGCTGGACACCGCGCACGGCTACACGCTCGGCATCCACCAGCCGGTCATCGACCGCCTGCTGACCGAGCACGCGATCGAAGCCGGCGCCGAAATCCGGCGCGGTGCCGAGGTGACCGGCCTGGAGCAGGACGACGACGGCGTGACGGTCGAGCTGGCCGACGGCACGACCGAACGCGCGCGCTACCTCGTCGGCTGCGACGGCGGCCGCAGCACGGTGCGCAAGCTGCTCGGCGTCGGGTTCCCCGGCGAGCCCAGCCGGATCGAGACGCTGCTGGGCGAGGTGGAGGTGGGCGTCTCGCGGGAGGAGATCGACACCGCCAACATCGAGGTCCGCAAGACCCAGAAGCGGTTCGGCTTCATGCCCGTGGAAGGCGGGACCTACCGCGTCGGTGTCCCGGCCGAAGGGGTCGCCGAGGACCGCCGGACCGCGCCGACGCTGGACGAGCTCAAGGAGCAGCTGCGCAAGACGGCCGGGACCGACTTCGGCGTGCACTCGCCGCGCTGGCTGTCGCGGTTCGGGGACGCCACCCGGCAGGCCGAGCACTACCGGGTGGGCCGGGTCTTCCTGGCGGGCGACGCGGCGCACGTCCACCCGCCGACCGGCGGGCAGGGCCTCAACCTCGGCGTCCAGGACGCGTTCAACCTGGGCTGGAAGCTCGCCGCCGCGGTCGACGGCTGGGCGCCGGACGGGCTGCTGGACAGCTACGAGGCCGAGCGGCACCCGGTCGCCGAGGACGTGCTGAACAACACCCGCGCGCAGATGGAGCTGATGCAGCTCGAACCGGGGCCGCAGGCGGCGCGCCGGATCATCGCCGAGCTGATGGAGTTCGACGAGGTCAACCGGTACCTCACCGAGAAGATCATCGCGATCGGGATCCGCTACGACTTCGGCGAGGGCCATCCCCTGCTCGGACGGCGCCTGCGCGACGTCGAGCTCAAGCAGGGGCACCTCTACGGGCTGCTGCACGCGGGGCGCGGCCTGCTGCTCGACCAGACCGGCTCGCTTTCGCCGGAGGGCTGGGAAGACCGGGTCGACCACGTCGTCGACGTCAGTGAGGAGCTGGACGTGCCCGCGGTGCTGTTGCGCCCGGACGGGCACGTCGTCTGGGCCGGGGAAGACGGCGCGGACCTGTCCGGCGCGCTGCGGAAGTGGTTCGGCGCGCCCACCGCCTGA